The stretch of DNA GGGCCGTCAAGGATGTTCCGAAAGCCACTATTTTCAGCGGTTGTGGACTATCGGCATGGCCGCTTTTGACCGCTGAAAACATCACCAGACACGCCAGAAACAGAACCAATCCATAAACCGGTCGCCTCGCAGTCGGCCCGGCTCGCCAAGGCAGCAAACACATCATGGGGAGACCTTGCAGCAGGCTTGTGACAATTTCGTGAAACGGCCGATCATGCCCTTTCGAGCAAGGCGAAACTATCCAACCTCACCTTGGCGGATGGCTGCTTTGGGACGCCGAGGATATTAACGACGTGAAACAGCCGCCAATCACTCCTGGCGAAATACGTGCTGCATCTGATCGGTCAGCGGCTTCGTCAGATAGGATATTACGGTCCGGTCGCCGATCTTGATAAAGACCTCGGCCGGCATGCCCGGATAGAGCTTTATCGTCTTCATCCTGGCAATGCTTTCAGCCTTCGGCTTGACGCGCAGCGGATAGTAACTGATGCCTGTGCGCTCATCCTTGACGATATCGGGCGCGATCGAGGTAATCTCACCGCTCACATCAGGCGTCGTGCGTTGATCGAAAGCGCTGAAACGCACATCGACGGACTGGCCGACGTGAACCTGGTCAATATCGCGGGTGGCGACTTTCGCCTCGACCATAAGTTCGTTATTTTCGGGAACGACGAGCATCAACGTCTGACCGGGATCAATGACACCATTGACGGTGTGAACCGAAAGTTCGTGAACTCGCCCCGTCAACGGTGCGGTAATGTCGAGACGGTGCAGCTGATCGAGCGCCGTTCCGCGGCGCTCTTCATATTCGGCGATCTGCGCCTCGACGTCGGTCAGGTCCTTTGCGATCTCCGAACGACGATCCTCATCCAGCTGGATCGACTGGCGATCGATCTCGATTGCCTTACCCTCGGCCTCCGCCTTAGCTGCGATTTCCTGGCCGCTATTGCCCTGGAGATCGGCGCGGGCGCGCTTGAGCGTATTCAAACGCTGAAGCGTGACGAGCCCCTTCTTGTAGAGCGTATCAATGCCCTCGAGCTCCTGTTCGATCAAGCCCAAGGCATCGTTGGTGGCATTGATCTGAACGACCAACCCCTTTACCTGCTCGCCCAGTTGGTCCTTGCGCGATGCCAACTGGCTCTTCATTCCGATAAGCGCCGTCCTGCGACTGTCGAACAACTTCTGCTCGCCATCGAGAAGCTTCGCCGCGGAGGTGCTGGAAGTCAGATCGCTGATGTTTTCCTCGACCTCGAACGAATCGGCGCCGATTCGTTCCGCCTTCAGACGGGCGCGGCGTGCATAAAGCTGAGCGAGCGTGCTTTCGACAATCGAGAGGTTCGCTCTTGTCGTCGTCCCATCGAGCCGTATCAGCACCTGCCCTGCCGTCACATGGTCGTTTTCGGAGACTAGCAATTCCGACACGATACCGCCTGTCAGGTGCTGGACCTTCTTGACATCACCGTCGACGACGATCACGCCCTCGCCGATGACTGCGCTCGAAAGCTCTGTCGTCGCCGCCCAACCGCCAATGCCGCAAACGAGGGCTATCGACAACACACCGACAACGGCAACATGCCGATTGAGGGAGCGTTTCGATTCACTGATAACTTTATTCACAATCTTCCCTCTGGCCTATTCGGCCGCATTCATGCCGTCGACCACGACTTTAAGCTGAGCCACGCGCTCGGCAATCGGCGTGCGCGCCGCTTCCGGCCGGCTGACCCTTGCGAGAACTTCCTCTTTGGGACCGAACGCGATCATGCGGCCATCCTGCATCATCAGCACGAAGTCGCAGACCGCCAGAACGCCGGACCGATGTGCGATGACAACGACAATGCCGCCGCGTGCACGCACGCTCATGATCGCGGCACTCAGCGCCCGCTCGCCTTCCTCGTCGAGATTGGAGTTCGGTTCGTCGAGCACGACGAGGAATGGTTCGCCGTAAAGCGCTCTTGCAAGCGCGATACGCTGCCTCTGGCCGGCTGAAAGCGCGGCACCACCTTCGCCGATTTCGGTTTCATAACCGTTCGGCAGACGAAGAATGAGATCGTGAACACGCGCCGCCCTCGCTGCGGCAACCACCGTCTCTGGCGACATTTCCTTCGCGAAACGGCAGATATTCTGCGCGACGGTCCCCGAGAAAAGCTCCACATCCTGCGGGAGATAACCAATATGCCGGCCAAGTGCGTCACCGTCCCACTGGTCGAGTGCCGCGCCATCGAGGCGAATGGATCCTCTGACTGTCGGCCAGATGCCCATCATCGCCCGCGCCAGCGACGACTTACCCGAGGCACTGTAACCAATGACCCCAAGCGCGCTCCCTGCCCGTAAGCCGAAGCTGACATCGGAGATGACCAGGCGCTGGCCCGCTGGCGGTCCGCTTGCCAAGCCCTCGACGGTGACTTGCTTGGTGGGAGCCGCGAGCGCAAGGGGGGCTGGAATCTCAGGAATGGTTTTCAGCAGGCTCGAAAGCCGCGCCCAACTCTGCTGGGCAGAAACGAAACCACGCCAATTTCCGATCGCCGCTTCGACAGGCGCCAGGGCGCGAGAGGTCAATATCGAGCCGGCGATGATAATTCCCGAAGAAGCCTGTCCTTGGATGACCAGAATTGCGCCGGTCGCGAGCGTTCCCGATTGCAAAGCAATACGGAAAATCTTCGACAAGGTGGCATACCCATTGCCGACATCCGATGCCTGCCGGGTGATCGTCCGGTATTCACTGTTCTTGCGGTCCCAGATCTCGGCCATCGTACCCGCCATGCCCATGGCGTGAATGACCTCGGAATTGCGGATCGAGGTCTGCGCAAAGGCATTTCGCATATTGGCGGAGTCAGACTGCTTTTTTGAGAGCGTACGCGTTCCCTGATTGGTCAGGAAGGTCAGAATGGCGAGAACCAGCGATCCACCGATCGCGATATATCCGATCGCCGGATGAAAGAGGAAGCAGATCACGATATAAAACGGCAACCAGGGCAGATCGAACATCGCCGTCGGGCCCATGCCGGACAGGAAGGTTCTGATCTGGTCGAAGTCGCGCAGCGGCTGAAGCCCGTCGCCGCCGATCTTGACCTTCAACGGAGCCTTGATCAGCGCCCGGAACACACGTCCGTTTACCATCTCGTCAAGCGCGCCGGCAACACGCACGAGCATCCTGCTTCGCAGAACCTCGAACGCTCCTTGGAAGACGTAAAGCATTAATGCAAGTATTGCCAGGACCGCCAGCGAGGGTATGCTTTTGCTGGGGATGACCCGGTCATACACCTCAAGCATAAAAAATGAACTTGTAAGATAGAGGATATTGATAAGCGCGCTTGCTATTCCAATGAAGACAAGTCCCCCCTTGCATTTCCTCAATGCTTTGGATGGCTCGCTGACATCAGCTGCTGAACTCTGAAACACGAAGTAATCCCTCTCTTACCGCATCGCACGAAAGCAAATATGCCCGCGCACACTCTAGCTCCGGGTCCATCACGCCCGATCAATGACACGACTGCCTTGGACCCCGACACGGCGCCGGACCCGCTTGCAAGCCCACGACCTATTACATGAATCCAACCAAAAAGTGACCAAAAATTCCAATTTATAACGAGCGGTTTCAGGGATTCTGACTTGACGCTACGCTAAATATACCAACCTAAGCAAGTGAAAATCGCAAATTGCCCAACAACGGCGCAGAGGAATGAACGCGTGGCGCGCATATGGGCGACGTTTACTGAGGCATTAACTATAAATTCAATCTATAGTTCATTTTTCCTATGAACGGCGGAAATATTTTTTTATCCGCATCTCCCCGGCCTTCGACCGCCGACACCCCTTCATCATCAAGCTTTCAAGTGTTGAACAGCGGGGCCGGCGCTCTCTAAATTTGGCGTGATTCAAACCAGCAGGTGCGACGCTTGGCTGCTATGGAACGCGTCCACATTGATATACACGCCGAGCGAGTCGGTATCGATGTGAGAAGCGCCGTCAGAAATCTTGTATTGGAAGGATTCACTGACCTTTCCGCTGAGACCGGCGATTTTCACCGCATCGACGGTATAGGTGTAATCACCATCGCTCTCCACGTGGATGACGCCGTATTTCCCGGTCAGCGTCAGGCCATGCTTATCCACTGCACTGTCACCGAAGCGACGAAGCAGCACGGTTCCATTGATTGCGCTATCGTTTTCGAGAAGGTTGCCATGATAGGCGCTGCCCGTGTCCGTGGAGATTTTCAGGCTGTCATGGGCTGCGACAATCCTGGGAACGGCGACGGTGGGTGCGGTCGGAACCTGCGCTTCGGCCGCGGGCGCCGGAGTGCTTGTCTGCGTCGGTGTTGACGGTTCGACATACGGCTCCACAACCGGCGTGGTAGGCGTCTGCTCATTGTTGGACTGGGTGTTGCCAGTCGCAGCGTCGACTTCGGCCTGCGCTTGCTCCAGCGTCTTATTGTCGTTGATCGAGAAGGTGCTCTGGAGGACAATTGCGACCGGCATCGTCAACGTCGACACCGCGCTGTCGATGATATTATCATAGAAAGAGCCGGATGCAGGCCTGTCGACCTTCAGCGCCGAGGACGACAGGTCGTCAAAGACATTACCATAAATATCGATATCGGTGCGTGTATAGCTTGGGTAACCTGCAGCGCTGATCGACACGCCCCAGACGCCGTCATGGATATAGTTTCCACTGATATCGTAATTTGTCGCATTGCCCTGATCGCCAAGGCCGATACCGTAGGACCAACTATAGCCGCCGTATCCCGAGATGTCGTTGTCGTGGATGGCGATATTCGTGCCCGCGTTGGCACCTATCCCGAAACCGCCGCCGATCACGGTGTTGTCCTCGACCGCTGCATCCACAGCCCGAACAAGCACCAGGACGCCCTTTGCGCTATTGGTCTCCGTCTGCTCTAGGTGGTTACCCTTGATCAGGATATTGCTGCTGTCGTTCAACTGAACGGCGTCTGCCGCAGCGCCCTGGCTGTTGATGACCAGATTATTAACGATGGTAACGCCAATCACTTTATCCATCCAGATGCCGTCTCCATTTACCCCGGAAATCTTGCTGTTCTCGATGGTAATGTTCTGGCTGCTCTGGAAATTGACGGAACCGGGCTTGCCGGCAAGTCCGGTATTTTCGACCTCGACGTTGCGGACGGTCCAGTTGGAGACATTTCCCGCATATATCGCCGCACCCCCGGTATCAGCAATCTTGATGTTCTCCACGATGATGTTTGAAGCCTTCGAGCCGTGGATACCGTCATTGCTGCTGTGAATAACCGGCGCATCGCCAACGCCGTAACTGCCAATTGTAATCGGAGAACTGACAGTGCCGGAGTATTTCAGGTCGAATTGCTCGTTAAACACGCTTCCGGCGGCAAGCAGCACGCTGTCTCCCGGCTTTAGCCTCAGGGATTCGACAGCGGAAAGCGTCGCGAAAGCCGACTGCTCGCTCACTCCACTGTTCTGATTGGATCCTGTTGCCGAATTTACATAGTAGACGGTCACGCCGTGATCTCCCAAAGATACTGGAAAATCTTTTAACCGCGGACCTCTCTCTGCCTGCTAAAATGGAACACTAAAATGCGTTCTATCTCGCGATAATTCTTAAGCTGACCACAAAACATCTTCATTTCTTGAATATTTTGCATTGCAACAAAATTGCGTCGCACAGTTAGGTGCGATGTTACCAAATATCTCTAGTGTAAATAAAATTACTCTCCACGCATCGCGTATTAGTTTACGCCAATTGCGCCTCGAGAGAAGCATTACTTGATAAACAAATGTTACAAAATCATGGCACCAGTTACTTCGTCGAAAAGCAGGCGCCGGTGCGGGAGCCGAAGCAAGATTGAGTTTTCACGCTGTAACCCATAGTGATTATATCAACATCTCATCTGCGCATCAGAACCGCAACGTATTCTTATAAATTGCCCCTGAATAAACATTCTTCTCCTCTGAAGAAACAGAGGTCCGCATCTGCCATTTGCACTTTCACTTATTATTAACGCAATAATTACCATGCGTTTCATCGCCTTATGCGTGTTACAGGTGTGTCATTATTGTACTATACACCCGAATATGTTCACTTGCTGTTAACTGCACCCTTGACTCTCTGTATTAAGATATCCTTAATCGACCAGCTCGCTAAAGGTCAGAATTGACTTAGCAAAGAATAATTCAAGGAGAGAACTGATGGCTGTTCACGCAACCGACGATAGTGCAACATTCCTGGAAACCGACGCCATTTCAGGAAATCTGCTTTCCAACGATTCATCCGATAACGGACACTTGTTCCTGCGCGCCTTCGACGGCGCGAGCGTAGGCGCCAAGAGCGGCAACAGCCAGGTCACCGAGATCCAGGGCGACTACGGCACCTTCTTCGTTAAGCCCGATGGCAGCTACACCTATGTGCTAAGCGATGCTGCCAAGGTCAACTTCACCAATGGTGAGTTGCTCCAGGAGAAAGTCGCGTACAAGATCTCCGACGGCAGCGGTCATACCGATGTCGGCCTGTTCACCCTGAACATTCAGGGCGTAACCCAGGTAAAGCCGATCGCGGTCGACGACCACTACAGCTTCACCGAAGGCGACGCCATCGGCGGCAACGCTCTGGACAACGACATTGCCGGCGACAATGGTCATCTCTTCCTCCGTCAGTTCGGCACCACGACCGTAAACGGCGACCCGAGCGCAACGACCGACGTCGCCGGCACCTATGGCACGTTCCATGTAAAAGCGGATGGATCATTCACCTATGATCTGGCAGTAGATGTTGCTCCGGGCGATCACGTCACGGAAACCATCCAGTTCTACAAAATCTCCGACGGCGAAGGCCACACCGACGCCGGTGTTCTGACGCTCAACATCAATGGCGCGGACGCAGAAGTCTGATCGTCAATAGCCAATCAAAAACACGCCCGCAGCGAAGACGGCGGGCGTTGTTTTGTGCAAGTTGAGTCGCGTCAAGAGAAAGAGCCATGGGTGCTCAGCCTGTTGGCAACGAACTCGGAACAGTCTTTAAAAACCTGTCTCGATGATTTACTTGCTGCAGCGCTGTCGGAACCGCGCCGTCGCGGCCTCTCCAACGCTCGTCCAGCTTCGATCGAAGATCGGGCGAAGCTGTGGGCTGATCTCTCTTATCGTGGCATTGACCCTGCAACGATCGCCCCGTTTCAGCATGGTCATGAGATCGCTATCGAGCGCGCGCGCTGCCGCGGCGAGTGTTGCATTGGTGAAATCGTTCCAGAAATAAAATCGCGTCAGGATCATCACCTGGTCATACGGCGCAAGCGCAACCGAACGCTTCATCATTCCCGCGATCGAGGCCGGCTCTTCCGCAATTGTCGACTGCACAGCCGCAAGACGAAGCCAAAAATTGCTGTTCGTCGGCATACACGAAAGCGCATGCCGCAGATATTGGCGCGCACTCGAGGCCGCAGCGGCCCAGCCGTCGTAATTGACATTGACATTCTGCCGATCGAGTTGCGCCAGAACGAGGGTTACGCCAGCAGCCACGATGTCGGATCGGCAATAGTGTCCGTCAACGACGTCGACACTGCGCGACGCATATTTGGTCACGACATCATCCGCAACGGTCTCGCCACGCTCGATCCTTTCGGCGACGATCGAGATGCTGGCCGTTCTTATCGAAGCGTAGAGCTCTCGACCGGCCAGCACCACCAAGACGACGCTGACGATAACGAAGGCGATCCTGGTAATCGAAACGGACTGACTGCGGAACATCAGCTTTCGGTATAGTATCGCGAATAACGCTTATAATAGTATTCGCTCGAACCGAATGTCCGGTAGAGTTTCATCTGCGACGGGTCGACCTTGGTCAAGATAGTACCGACGCACTTCGCATAGAGTTCCGGCTCGGACAGCAGGGTCGACTGCACGACCTTGCGCGATGTCTTTCCCCACTCGATAACGAAAACCACCGCATCGAGTTTCGAATTGATAGCGCGCGCATCCACGACCGGCGCCAAGGGCGGTAGGTCGACGATAATATAGTCGAAGCTTTGACGCGCCGTTTCAAGAAGCTGATCCATGCCGCGTGAGGCAAGCAGTTCCGACGAATGCGGAACACGATACCTTGCCACCGTCGGCAAAAATGCCAGCTTTGTCTTGGGATCGAGAAGGATCAGGTCCTTGAGCGGACGGCTGTCGACGATCGCCTCGAGCAAGCCGGCCTCGGCATGGCGGCCGATCGCCCGGGTGGCACCGGGATTGCGCATATCGCCATCGATAAGCAGGCAACGCGCACCCTGCATTGCCAGAAGCTTGGCGAAATTGATGGATGTCGTCGACTTCCCCTCGCCAGGCAAGCTCGACACGACGCCGATGACCTTGCAGCGCTGATCGGCAGCACTGAGGTCGATCGCAATCTTGGCGCTTCGAAGCGTCTCGGCAAATGCCGAGAGTGGATGCTCCTCGACATAGGTCGTCGTCTTTCCGCCCCTGGCGATGCTTCGCGGATTGCTGGGATCAACGAGCGTCGGATCGTCGACGTTATTTTCAATCAGCGGCATGACCCCGAGAGACTCGACATCAAGCACGTCCCGGACATCATCGCCGGTGCGGAAGAACCGATCTCGGAATTCGCGGAAGGCCGCTATACCACTGCCAAATGCACATCCTACGAACATCGCGAAAGCAACAACGAGAGCTCTCTTCGGAGCGCTCGGCTTCGTCGGCGTCTCCGCCGTCGTGATGATGCGCGCAGCGGTAATCGGAAAGCTCTGCTGCTGAATTGCTTCCTGGTAGCGCGTCAAGAAGCTCTGATAGAGATTCTTGTAGGTATCGCGCGTGCGCTCGAGCTCGCGAAGCTGTACCTGCGTTTCGCCAGCCGTTGCGGCTACGCCCGTCGCCTGTGTAACACTGTCGCGCAAAGAGTTTTCCCGCGATTTTGCGACCTGCAGCTCGCTTTGGTAGCTCTCGGCGATGCGGTTCAACTCATCGAACATGAGCCTTTTATATTCTTCCATTTCCGCACGAAGCCGAACCGCCTGGACGTGATCGGGACCGAGCCGCGCCTCAATTTCGGTCTCAAGCTTGGAAGCCTCCAGATATTTCTTGCGCAGGTCGTTGGAAATGGAGCTGTCGAGCACATCCGTGACGATCGCATCGGTCTGCTTGGCGTCGATGATCGACTTGACGCGCGCATACCGTGCCTCGGCCTTTGCCGTCTCGGCCTGCGCATTGATCAATTGCGTATTGATCTCGGAAAGCTGCTGCTCGCTGATCAGCGTACCGGATCCGGCCTCGACAAGCCCATGCTCGCCGCGGAATTTCTGAACCGCAAGGTCGGTGTCCAGCGCCTGCTGCCGGAGTTCTTCGATGCGCTCCTGCAGCCATTGGCCGGCCCGGCGCGTCGCCTCGTATTTCGAATTGAGCTTGTCGACCAGATAGACGTCGGCGATCCCAGCCGCGATATCACGCGCTAGGTCCGGCGACTGCGCTGTATAACTGACATCGAGGACGTAGGAGCGGCCGACGCGTTCGACATCGATATTGCCTGCGACAGTCTCGGCAGCGCCTCGCCGCCTCATTTCCGGATCAGGTGCGACGGCTGCGTCATCGGCAAACCACGACCGAAAATTCATAAAGGATTTCAACGTTGAAACAGAAAAAAGCGAGCTTTTCGGTCCCATGAACTCCGGATTGTCGACGAGTTTCAGCTTGTCGACAACAGCATAGGCGATGGTGTCGGACTTCAACAGCTCGACCTGACTGAGGACAGTACCTTCGTCATCGTCCATCTGGCCGAACGCCGCCAGCTGGTTGATCACCTGACTATCGCTGCGGTCGATCAGCACGCTGGTGTCGGCGGTGTAGACAGGCACCGAAGTCAAGACATACACAATGCCGAGAATGGCAAAGGCGAAACCGCACGCCGCAACCATCCGCCACTGTCGGCGGGCGATTGCGATGAGCTTGTCGAAATCGATGAAATCAGCATCATTTCCGGTATCGCGGGAGGGGTCGATACGCGGCGTAAGTTTATCTGGCGATAGCAATTTCGATCTCCAACAAAGGCGTCAAGCGCTAAGATCTAAGGGCAATTCCAGCTATTGTATGACCGGGACACTCTGACTCGTCGACTCCGTCGGGTCGGTAGACGACTGGCCTCCCGCTCCGGTGCTGACGATCGTCGTCGTTGAAGTCGACGATGAATCATCCGAGCCGGCATTCGAAACCTTCAGCGTACCCGCAGTCGTCGCAGCGCCGTCGAACGGCGTACCATCGTCCGCTCCAGGCCCGGTTTGTCCAACTTGCCCGTCATTGCCAATGCCCGATGCGGCGGCGGCACTTGCACCCGGGCCGAGCGCCGCGGTCCCGCCTTCGGCAAGGACCTTTGCAAAGGCTGCAAGCAGCGGCGCCAGGTTCGGATCAGCGCTCGCCGCGTCGGCAACAGCCTTTTCGATCGCTAGCTTGAATTGCGGATCCGTCACCTGGCAGCTGTTTGCAGCCCGCCCGAGACCGGAGCCGATCGCCGCCATCTGTACGGCGTTAGCCTTCTTGGCCTGCTCGATCACCGGCGACAGCGCATCATTACTGCTTCCGACCAGCGCGCGAACACGCGAGGACAGAACCAACGGATCGGACATGTCGAGCAGGACGGCGGGGCTAGCCGTAAACCCGCTTATATCGACGGATGTCAGATTTGCCGGTCCTAGGCAGGCTGCCGCAAAGGCGCTTGAATTCATGCCGACATACATCGCGACGGCAATTCCGCTATATGCAAGCTTACGATAAACAGCCGATCTTGCCATAACCACAATTTCCTTCATCAAATCCGCTATAAGCCTCCGGCATCGATCATTCAGACCGATGCCGGCGACCTATTTCAATCAATTTCCAAGATCCTGTACCGCGTTACGGGTATCATTCGCATCGTCGGTCACTCCGGAAACAGTGGATGATACCGAGTTCACGATGTCAAGGAACTTGACCAGTTCAACAGAGTCCGAATTGGAAATATAGATAATATCCTTGTCTTCCATCTTGAACTGCTGAACAGCAAACAAGGTTGCCGGGTCACGCATGTTCGCACGGATGATCACTGGAACCATTTCACTCGCAAATCTCGTCGTGTCCACGTGCATCGCTTGAACCGTTTTCTTCGGGACAAGACGATAGAGCAAGACCTGAGCCGGATCGGCGCGGTCGTCGCGCAGGCCGCCCGCCTTGGCGATTGCCTCTCCAAGGGTCAGGTTAGACTCTTCGAAATCGAAGCGGCCACTGGTGCCTGCGGCGCCGAGCATAAGAAAGGTACGGCGCTCATGATCGATCGAGATCGTATCATCCGGTGCGACATAGATATTTTCGGCCGGGTTCTTCAACAGCGTGGTGTAGGCGACGGTTGCCGTCTTGCCGCGGCGCTGCAGCGTCACATTCGTTTCGATATTGTTGGTCGTCAAACCGCCCGCGGCGGAAATGACATCGAGAACACGCTCACCCGCCGGGCTGATCTCAACGCGCTGCGGATTGTTGACATCGCCGAGGATGGCAACCTGACTGGAGCGGCTTGTCGTTGTCGTAATAACTACCTGCGGTTCGATCGCGCGGCTCGCCAGGCGATCCTCGACGTCCTGCTCTACGGTCTCCTTCAGGCGACCGGCAGCCGGAACCCGACCCGCATAGGGAATTGTGATCGTTCCGTTTCTATCGATGGTCTGCTCTGGCAGCGAGATGTAATTGCCGGGTCGGCTACCTGCATCGGACGGAATGAAGAGACCGCCG from Rhizobium leguminosarum bv. trifolii WSM1325 encodes:
- a CDS encoding Carbohydrate-binding and sugar hydrolysis (SMART: Carbohydrate-binding and sugar hydrolysis; Parallel beta-helix repeat~KEGG: ret:RHE_CH03230 polysaccharidase protein), with the translated sequence MTVYYVNSATGSNQNSGVSEQSAFATLSAVESLRLKPGDSVLLAAGSVFNEQFDLKYSGTVSSPITIGSYGVGDAPVIHSSNDGIHGSKASNIIVENIKIADTGGAAIYAGNVSNWTVRNVEVENTGLAGKPGSVNFQSSQNITIENSKISGVNGDGIWMDKVIGVTIVNNLVINSQGAAADAVQLNDSSNILIKGNHLEQTETNSAKGVLVLVRAVDAAVEDNTVIGGGFGIGANAGTNIAIHDNDISGYGGYSWSYGIGLGDQGNATNYDISGNYIHDGVWGVSISAAGYPSYTRTDIDIYGNVFDDLSSSALKVDRPASGSFYDNIIDSAVSTLTMPVAIVLQSTFSINDNKTLEQAQAEVDAATGNTQSNNEQTPTTPVVEPYVEPSTPTQTSTPAPAAEAQVPTAPTVAVPRIVAAHDSLKISTDTGSAYHGNLLENDSAINGTVLLRRFGDSAVDKHGLTLTGKYGVIHVESDGDYTYTVDAVKIAGLSGKVSESFQYKISDGASHIDTDSLGVYINVDAFHSSQASHLLV
- a CDS encoding type I secretion membrane fusion protein, HlyD family (TIGRFAM: type I secretion membrane fusion protein, HlyD family~PFAM: secretion protein HlyD family protein~KEGG: ret:RHE_CH03228 HlyD family protein secretion protein) — encoded protein: MNKVISESKRSLNRHVAVVGVLSIALVCGIGGWAATTELSSAVIGEGVIVVDGDVKKVQHLTGGIVSELLVSENDHVTAGQVLIRLDGTTTRANLSIVESTLAQLYARRARLKAERIGADSFEVEENISDLTSSTSAAKLLDGEQKLFDSRRTALIGMKSQLASRKDQLGEQVKGLVVQINATNDALGLIEQELEGIDTLYKKGLVTLQRLNTLKRARADLQGNSGQEIAAKAEAEGKAIEIDRQSIQLDEDRRSEIAKDLTDVEAQIAEYEERRGTALDQLHRLDITAPLTGRVHELSVHTVNGVIDPGQTLMLVVPENNELMVEAKVATRDIDQVHVGQSVDVRFSAFDQRTTPDVSGEITSIAPDIVKDERTGISYYPLRVKPKAESIARMKTIKLYPGMPAEVFIKIGDRTVISYLTKPLTDQMQHVFRQE
- a CDS encoding exopolysaccharide transport protein family (TIGRFAM: exopolysaccharide transport protein family; capsular exopolysaccharide family~PFAM: lipopolysaccharide biosynthesis protein~KEGG: rec:RHECIAT_CH0003473 exopolysaccharide polymerization protein): MLSPDKLTPRIDPSRDTGNDADFIDFDKLIAIARRQWRMVAACGFAFAILGIVYVLTSVPVYTADTSVLIDRSDSQVINQLAAFGQMDDDEGTVLSQVELLKSDTIAYAVVDKLKLVDNPEFMGPKSSLFSVSTLKSFMNFRSWFADDAAVAPDPEMRRRGAAETVAGNIDVERVGRSYVLDVSYTAQSPDLARDIAAGIADVYLVDKLNSKYEATRRAGQWLQERIEELRQQALDTDLAVQKFRGEHGLVEAGSGTLISEQQLSEINTQLINAQAETAKAEARYARVKSIIDAKQTDAIVTDVLDSSISNDLRKKYLEASKLETEIEARLGPDHVQAVRLRAEMEEYKRLMFDELNRIAESYQSELQVAKSRENSLRDSVTQATGVAATAGETQVQLRELERTRDTYKNLYQSFLTRYQEAIQQQSFPITAARIITTAETPTKPSAPKRALVVAFAMFVGCAFGSGIAAFREFRDRFFRTGDDVRDVLDVESLGVMPLIENNVDDPTLVDPSNPRSIARGGKTTTYVEEHPLSAFAETLRSAKIAIDLSAADQRCKVIGVVSSLPGEGKSTTSINFAKLLAMQGARCLLIDGDMRNPGATRAIGRHAEAGLLEAIVDSRPLKDLILLDPKTKLAFLPTVARYRVPHSSELLASRGMDQLLETARQSFDYIIVDLPPLAPVVDARAINSKLDAVVFVIEWGKTSRKVVQSTLLSEPELYAKCVGTILTKVDPSQMKLYRTFGSSEYYYKRYSRYYTES
- a CDS encoding autoaggregation protein (KEGG: ret:RHE_CH03231 autoaggregation protein), producing the protein MAVHATDDSATFLETDAISGNLLSNDSSDNGHLFLRAFDGASVGAKSGNSQVTEIQGDYGTFFVKPDGSYTYVLSDAAKVNFTNGELLQEKVAYKISDGSGHTDVGLFTLNIQGVTQVKPIAVDDHYSFTEGDAIGGNALDNDIAGDNGHLFLRQFGTTTVNGDPSATTDVAGTYGTFHVKADGSFTYDLAVDVAPGDHVTETIQFYKISDGEGHTDAGVLTLNINGADAEV
- a CDS encoding type I secretion system ATPase (KEGG: ret:RHE_CH03229 protease/lipase ABC transporter, ATP-binding and permease protein~TIGRFAM: type I secretion system ATPase~PFAM: ABC transporter related; ABC transporter transmembrane region~SMART: AAA ATPase) — encoded protein: MFQSSAADVSEPSKALRKCKGGLVFIGIASALINILYLTSSFFMLEVYDRVIPSKSIPSLAVLAILALMLYVFQGAFEVLRSRMLVRVAGALDEMVNGRVFRALIKAPLKVKIGGDGLQPLRDFDQIRTFLSGMGPTAMFDLPWLPFYIVICFLFHPAIGYIAIGGSLVLAILTFLTNQGTRTLSKKQSDSANMRNAFAQTSIRNSEVIHAMGMAGTMAEIWDRKNSEYRTITRQASDVGNGYATLSKIFRIALQSGTLATGAILVIQGQASSGIIIAGSILTSRALAPVEAAIGNWRGFVSAQQSWARLSSLLKTIPEIPAPLALAAPTKQVTVEGLASGPPAGQRLVISDVSFGLRAGSALGVIGYSASGKSSLARAMMGIWPTVRGSIRLDGAALDQWDGDALGRHIGYLPQDVELFSGTVAQNICRFAKEMSPETVVAAARAARVHDLILRLPNGYETEIGEGGAALSAGQRQRIALARALYGEPFLVVLDEPNSNLDEEGERALSAAIMSVRARGGIVVVIAHRSGVLAVCDFVLMMQDGRMIAFGPKEEVLARVSRPEAARTPIAERVAQLKVVVDGMNAAE
- a CDS encoding conserved hypothetical protein (KEGG: ret:RHE_CH03232 hypothetical protein), whose product is MFRSQSVSITRIAFVIVSVVLVVLAGRELYASIRTASISIVAERIERGETVADDVVTKYASRSVDVVDGHYCRSDIVAAGVTLVLAQLDRQNVNVNYDGWAAAASSARQYLRHALSCMPTNSNFWLRLAAVQSTIAEEPASIAGMMKRSVALAPYDQVMILTRFYFWNDFTNATLAAAARALDSDLMTMLKRGDRCRVNATIREISPQLRPIFDRSWTSVGEAATARFRQRCSK